The region ATGAGTGTAACTGCGCAATCGGTATGGAATAACTGTCTCGAATTCATAAAAGATAATATCCAACCGCAAGCATATAAAACATGGTTTGAACCTATTGCCGCAGTTAAGTTAACGGACAATGCTTTAAGCATACAAGTTCCTAGTAAATTTTTCTACGAGTGGCTGGAAGAGCACTATGTTAAGATTTTAAAAGTAGCCTTAACAAAAGAGTTAGGCGAAAAAGCTAAGTTAGTTTACATTATTAAGATGGAAAACACCTATGGCAATAAACAGCCTTTTACAGAACGTATTCCTAGTTCAAGTAGATCTGCTGTAAAAGCTCAAGATGTAGATATACCACTTAATAATAAAAATCCAGAATTACGTAATCCGTTTATTATTCCTGGAATTAGAAATGTTAAAATAGAATCTCAACTTAATCCAAATTATAGTTTTGAAAATTTTTTAGAAGGAGATTCTAACCGTTTGGCTAGAAGCGCTGGTTTAGCTGTTTCTGCAAAACCAGGAGGAACTTCTTTTAATCCTTTACTAATCTTTGGAGGAGTAGGACTTGGAAAAACTCACATTGCACACGCTATTGGAGTTGAAATTAAAGACAAGTATCCAGAAAAAACGGTTTTATATATTTCTGCTGAAAAGTTCACGCAACAGTATATAGATTCTGTTAAAAAGAATAACAGAAATGACTTTATTCATTTCTATCAAATAATAGATGTATTAATTATTGACGATGTTCAATTTTTATCTGGTAAGACAGGAACTCAGGATGTGTTTTTCCACATATTTAATCACTTACACCAAAATGGCAAGCAAGTTATTTTAACAAGTGATAAAGCACCTGTAGACATGCAAGATATCGAACAACGTTTATTATCTCGTTTTAAATGGGGGCTTTCTGCAGAATTGCAAAGTCCAGATTTTGAAACACGCGTATCTATTTTAAAAAACAAATTATATCGAGATGGTGTAGATATGCCTGATGATATAGTGGAATATGTTGCCAAAAACATTAAAACCAATGTTAGAGAACTAGAAGGTGCCATTATTTCTTTAATTGCACAATCGTCTTTTAATAAAAAAGAAATCACCTTAGACCTTGCCAAACAAATTGTTGAAAAATTTGTTAAAAACACTAAGCGTGAAGTTTCTATAGATTACATCCAAAAAGTAGTCTCAGATTATTTTCAGATGAACGTAGACACCCTACAATCTAAAACTAGAAAACGACATATTGTACAAGCCAGACAGCTCGCTATGTTTTTTGCTAAAAAATACACCAAAGCATCTTTAGCTAGTATTGGTTCTCAAATTGGTAAACGTGATCATGCTACAGTACTTCACGCTTGTAAAACTGTAGATAATTTATCGACTACAGACAAGCAATTCAAAAAATATGTAGAAGATATTACAAAAAAACTTTCTGTTTAAAACCTTTTTACAATGACTAAAATACTTATGGTTTGCCTTGGGAATATTTGCCGATCTCCATTGGCAGAAGGTATTTTACGCTCTAAGTTACCTTATGACGATTTTATTGTAGATTCTGCCGGAACCTCCAGTTATCATATTGGATCTCATCCAGATAACCGATCAATAACTGTAGGGAATAATTATGGAATTAATATTTCTAATTTAATGGGTAGACAGTTTACTGTAAAAGATTTTGACGATTTTGATATTATTTACGCTATGGACCGAGCTAATTATAGAGATATTTTACACTTGGCTCGTAATGAAAAAGATAAATCGAAAGTAAAAATGATTTTAAACGAAGTGTATCCTAACCAAGATTACGATGTGCCAGATCCTTATCACGGTGGTACTCATGGTTTCGAAAACGTTTATAAAATGTTAGACGAAGCTTGCGATATTATTGCAAGTAAATTACAATAACAAGATTTAAAAAACGGTATTTTAAATCAAATTAACTTTTTACCTGTATGACATCTTCTTTAGGAAAACTTTATCTTATTCCAACTACTTTAGGCGACAATGATCCTTTAGAAGTATTGCCCATATCTGTAAAAAACACCATTGAAACTACGTCTGTTTTTATTGTTGAGAACGAAAAAACAGCACGACGCTTCATCAAACGTATTTCTCCAAACACAAAACAAGCTACTTTAAAAATGTTTCATTTAAACAAGTTTACAGAACCTAGCGATATGCCTAGTTTTTTAGAGCCGTGTTTAAAAGGAACAAATGTTGGATTACTCTCTGAAGCAGGCTGCCCTAGTGTAGCAGATCCTGGATCTGATATTGTAAAAATTGCACATGAGCAAAACATACAAGTCATACCATTAGTTGGACCATCTTCTATCCTACTTGCTCTTATGAGCTCTGGAATGAATGGACAAGGATTTTCGTTTAATGGGTATTTACCGATAGATAAAAACGAAAGAAAACAAGAATTGAAACGTTTAGAACGTTTATCTTTTGAGCATAATCAGTCACAAATTTTTATTGAAACGCCCTATCGCAATAATAAAATGCTTGAAGACATCTCTAATATTTTAAGCAAAAACACTATGGTTTGTGTAGCGTGCGATATTACACTACCTACAGAGTTTATTAAAACCAAAACAGCTTCAGAATGGACTAAAAACACTGAAGACCTCCACAAGAGGCCTTCAATATTTATTATTCACAAAAGGTATTAAAACTTAAGCTTTAACAACTTTAGCTTTCTTGTTTGGTTTTACGAAAGATGTATCGTAACCAGAAAATTTCTTCATATAATACTCAATTGTAGTACCATAAGCATCAGAAAAACTTGTAGAACCATGACTTCTTAAGTATTTCTTTACGTTTCCTGGACCAGATAAATGTGCCGCAGCAAGTATACCGGATTCGGTAATTACAACGCCATTTATTTTTTTACCGACATATTTTTTAATGTCTCGACGTAAAATCCATTTGTTACGTTCTGCATTTGCTAAAAATGCTTTTTCCTGTAATTCAGGATTTTTAAGAAACTGTACCGGATTATGAATTCCAATAATTTTTAAAGTTTCTTTACCAAATTGGTATTTCCCTAAATACCCTAGTGTATTAACTGTAAAATAATTACCTCTAGATTCTTTAAAACCTAAAGCTTCTTTAAAGCCAACATACGTTTTTCCTAATGATGGCGAAAATGAACTTGCAATATCTGTTTTTAATGCTTTTGCATTGTTATGGCTAACACTATCATTAACCATGTTGTAATTTAAGGCTAAGCCTTCTGTTAAATAACTGTCCCCAACTTTAAAAGTTTCTTTTGATGAAAACGAATAAAAAGCCAAAGAACATATTGCAAGAATTACGAATAAATAACTTCCAATATTTTTTATCATACCATTTAATTTCTTCAAGTAATAAATACTCCTTACTTGAAAATTTCAGTCGGCAAATGTACAACAAATTTTATTAATCTGAAAATTAATCATTTAACAGTTTTTCACCCCCTCTATTTACCTAAAAATGTATATTTTAACCGAGATCAGAGCCTATTTTCATACCCTTTACTCGTAAGTAAAATATTACATAAATTATTGTTAAAATTCTAGATTAGCACATTATTGTGTGATTCCTTGACGGTTTAGATAGTTTTGGTAAGCTCTAGCATTGGCATTATGCTGACTTAAATTTTTAGCAAATCGGTGATAGCCTATACGATCTGGATCGGCTGCAAAATAATAATACCCATGATTTTCTGCGTTTAACACAGCTTCTATAGCTGTAAGATCTGCCATAGCTATTGGTCCTGGAGGTAAACCTACATATAAATATGTATTGTATGGAGATTCTATAAGCTTATGCTTGTTTAAAACACGCTTTATAACCGTATCTTTATATTCAGGTAATTGATATGCTGCAAATTTTAAAGTAGGATCTGCTTGCAATGGCATTCCCACTTTTAGTCTGTTTAGGTATACACCTGCAATACGTGGTTGCTCATCGGCTGCTTTGGATTCTTCATGTACTATTGAAGCCAAAGTAATAACTTCATTTGGAGTTAAGCCAATAGCTTTAGCCTTTTCAATTCTTTTAGCATTCCAGAATCTGTGATATTCTTTTAACATACGATCTCTAAATTCTTCTCCAGATGTATTCCAGAAAAACTCATAACTATTAGGAATATACATTCCCAACATAGTTGTTTTGGAAAAGTTATTGGTTGTTAAAAATAAAGTATCAGTCATGGCTTTTATTAAAGACAAACTATCTGCTTCGATTTGCACAGAAATACGACTAGCAAGTTTTGCTATACTCTCTTGATTATTAAATGCAACTTGCACTGGAATGTTTTTAATACGTATTGAGTTAATAATATCGTTATTATTCATTCCTTTAGTAAGACTAAATTTTCCAGCTTTAATATGTGTAGTATATTGTTTACGTTCTGCTAAAGCATCAAATGTACCTAGATCTTTTAAAAGTGGTTTTAATTGTTCACGTACATCTTGATAAGTTGCACCTGTAGGAATATAAACATAAGCTGTATCATTATTAAAAGCAGTATTAGGTTTAAACATTGCCGAATAAACATAATTTGCAAAAAAAGCAGCCACTACAAGCCCTAGAAGAACTATGGCTACAATAATTTTTTTTATATACATTAGTTATTAATTAATTGTAAAAGAAATTCATTTTTATATGCGCCATTAACAAAATTCCAGTCTTTTTTTAATCCTATTTTTTGGAATCCTTGTTTGGTAAACAATTTAATACTAGCAATATTATCTTCTGATATATTACAATATACTTGATGTAATTGAAGTTGGGTAAAACAATAATTTATTAAAAGCGATAAGGCTTCACTACCTAGCCCTTTAGAGCGTTTAGCTTCATTAGTTATTAAAATACCTATTCCTGCTTTTCTGTTTTTAAATTCAAAATCAAAGATATCTATTAAACCAATTGTGTTATGATTATAATCAGATATCACTAAACGCAATTGTTTAGCTTCATAAATATCTAGATGTGAATGGTCTAAATATTGTTTAATTAAAAATCTAGAATAAGGCGTTTGTGTATTGCTAAGTTCCCAAATAGATTCATCATTTTCTACTTCATGAATAAAATCTAAATCTTCGGGCTCTAAAGCACGTAAATATACATGTTCTCCTTTTAAGGTTACCATTCTATTTCACCTTTAAACACTTGTTTAGCCGGACCTATTAGCCAAACATTAGTATACCCTTGTTCTGTTTTAGTAAAAGAAACTTTTAATTCTCCGCCTTTAACTTTTAAATGCACTGTGTTTTCTGGTGTTTCTCCTAAATAATTCATAGCAATTGCTACGGCAGTTACACCTGTACCACAAGATAGGGTTTCGTCTTCTACACCTCTTTCGTAGGTTCTAACTTCAAAAGCATCACTAGAAATTTTCTTAACAAAATTTACATTTGTCCCCTCTTTATAATAAGGAGCACCATATCTAATTGTGCTTCCAAGTGCTTTAATATCAAAAGACTCTATGTGATCTTCAAACTGTACATGATGAGGAGATCCTGTATTTAAAAACACATATGTTCCATGGTCCTCTACTGTTGGAACATCTTGCATTTGCAATTGTATTAAATCTCCATCAAAAACAACATGGTGCATGCCATCTATAGCTTCAAATGACGCTTTTTTATCAATCACTTTTAAATCTTTTGCAAACTGAGACAAACAGCGTCCGCCATTTCCGCACATAGTACTCTCGTTGCCATCTGCATTATAATACACCATTTTAAAATCGACATCTGGATGATTTTCTAATAAAATTAATCCATCTGCTCCAATTCCAAACCGTCTATCACATAAGCGATTAATAAGTGCTGTATCTTGTTTATTGAATGTATTTTGTCGATTATCTATCATCACAAAATCATTCCCTGTTCCTTGGTATTTATAAAAAGTATGTGTCATAATTGATGACAAATATAGGAATATTTAACTATTATTTGGAGTGTTAAAATCTCTTTAATAGTTAGTTAAATAGCGTTAAAGACCTCCTATATTACGCGATAAAGAATTAATTTTAATCTTTATTATTAATAACCTAAATACACTAAACATGAAAAAAATATTAACCCTAGTCGTTGCTTCTGCTCTTGGTGGTATATTAACACTTGGCGCATACACCATGTTTTTGGAAAAAGATGATGCTTTGGTGATTACAAAAACAGAATCTAGACCAAGTAGTTTTATACCTACAGCTAATATTACAAATGCAAATTTAATAAATAACGCTCCTGATTTTACAACTGCCGCAGAAAACACGGTTCATAGTGTGGTGCATGTTAAAAACACTTCTATTGTATCGGGGAGAATGACCTATCAAGATTTATTTTTAGGAAGAAGTTCGGCAAGACCACAGGTTGGTACAGGTTCTGGAGTAATTATTTCACCAGACGGTTATATTATTACCAATAATCATGTCATTAATAACTCTCAAGAACTTACGGTTACATTAAATGACAATAGAGAATATAGTGCTAAAATTATTGGAAGCGATGACAAAACAGATATTGCATTGTTAAAAATTGACACAGAAGAAGATTTGCCATATACAGCTTTTGGTGATAGCGACCAGGTTAAACTTGGAGAATGGGTGCTTGCGGTTGGGAATCCTTTTAATTTAACCTCTACGGTAACCGCAGGTATAATTAGTGCAAAATCTAGAGATTTAACAGGAGACAGTTACCAATCGTTTATACAAACTGATGCAGCTGTAAACCCTGGAAATTCTGGTGGTGCTTTAGTAAATGCTAATGGAGATTTAATAGGAATAAATACTGCCATATCTTCGCAAACAGGATCGTACATTGGATATTCTTTTGCTGTACCAAGTAATATCGCTAGAAAAGTAATTGAAGATATTATGGAATATGGTAATGTTCAAAATGGAATTTTGGGAGTTAATGGCGTTGCTTTAAATAATGCATTTGCAGAAAAATTAAATATTACAGATACAGAAGGCTTCTATGTAGATAGTGTAGAAGAAGGTTCTGGAGCGGAAGTTGCAGGTATTAAAAAAGGAGATATTATTAAGAAAGTAGATCAAGTTAAAATAACCAAATTTGCTAATTTAAGAGGCCATTTAAATACAAAACGTCCAGATGATGTTGTAAATGTTACGGTATTAAGAGATGGCGATTTAAAAGAAATATCTGTTAAATTAATTAGAAATCAAACATTTACTATGCCTTTAGTAGGTGTAATAAAAAATACAGAAAAGGAAGATCTTAAAAAATTCAATTTAGAAAATGGTGTAAAAATCATTAGACTTAATGACGAATATGCACAGTATTGGAAACAAAATGGTATAAGCGAAGGTACTATTATTACAGCTATAAATACTCAAAAAGTAAATTCAATAGACGATGTACAAAATATACTTAAAAATAAATCGCCTTATGAGCCTTTACAAATTGAATTAATAAATAATAGAGGAGAAAAAGAACGTTATAATTTTAGATAAAAGTTTTATCCCTTTATACATTTAAACAAAACCCTCTAGTACATTCTAGAGGGTTTAATTTATCCATAAAGTATAAAACGAGATCTTAATTCTATTTCAATCCTCTTTATAAGACCAATAAACTTTACATTAATTAAGCAGTTTTCCTTTACAAGTATTCCTAATTAAAAAAATAGTTTAAAAAAACTTTTAATTATTTAATTAACAATATATCCATAATATTCAGACAGTTATAAAAATTAAGATTTGTTTGATGAACTAATATCAATAATAATCAACTTTTTATACCGTTTTACCGTATATATTAAACCTTGCTCTAATAAGCTTTTTTTACAAATTTAAAGACTGTACATAAACATTATTTTTTAAATTCGTGACATCCAAAAAAAATTCTAAAATAAGACTTCTATAATGAATGTAGTAAAAACCATTGCAAGCACTTTATTTATGTGTTTGCTTACCATCACTTTATCAGCACAAACTAATTCTGAATCAGACTCAGATTCTAATCTATCTTTAAATGAAGGTACATTAGATAATCAATTTGAATATATCATTCAAAAATCAAATAACTATCAGAATTATAAAGTTGTTAAAAAAGCATGGTTACAAACATTAAAATCTCACACTTTAGACTCTTTACAGGCTATTAGAAAAGATTTAGATGAAACTCAAATTGTAGTAAATCAACAAGCAAACGAAATTGCTACATTAAAATCTAAATTAAACGAAACTCAAAACACCCTTGATCTTACTAATAAAGAGAAGGATAGTATGGAGTTTTTAGGGATGCAATTAAGTAAAACCACTTATAATACTATTATTTGGTCTATAATTGGCGGGCTATTAATTTGTTTACTTTTCTTTATCTATAAATTTAAAAATAGTAATTCGGTTACCAGAGATGCTAAACGTATGCTTGCAGAAATTGAAGAAGAGTTTGATGAACACCGAAAAACGGCTTTAGAACGTGAACAGAAAGTTCGCAGACAATTACAAGACGAACTTAACAAACAAAAAGGAAACGTTTAAAAAACGATAAACATTAAAATATAAAAGTCCGTACAACTAAGTATGGACTTTTTTGTTATTTACATTTGAGAGATAAATATCTTCGGTTTTTAAATCCATTCTTCGCATCTTTGCACCTGATTTAAATTGAAGCCATGCGCATAGATATCATTACAGTTTTACCAGAATTACTTAAAAGTCCGTTTGAAGCATCTATCTTAAAACGAGCTATTGAAGCTAATTTAGTTGAAGTTCATTTTCATAATTTAAGAGATTATACAACAGATAACTATAAAACTATAGACGATTACCAATTTGGAGGTGGCGCTGGAATGGTTATGCTTATTGAACCCATTGATAAATGCATCACTAAATTAAAATCTGAACGCCATTACGACGAAGTAATATATATGACTCCCGATGGAGAAACTTTAAAACAAGGACTCGCAAACACATTATCGTTAAAAGAAAATATAATTATTCTTTGTGGCCATTATAAAGGTGTAGACCAACGTGTACGCGATTTATTTATCACAAAAGAAATATCTATAGGTGACTATGTATTATCTGGAGGTGAATTAGGAGCAGCCGTATTATGCGATGCTATAATTAGATTAATTCCTGGAGTTTTAGGTAATGAGACTTCTGCTTTAACAGATTCTTTCCAAGACAACCTATTGGCACCACCTATTTACACCCGACCTAGAGAGTATAAAGGTTTAAAAGTTCCTGAAATTCTCTTTAGCGGAAATTTTCCAAAAATAGAGAAATGGCGTGAAGATCAAGCTTTTGAGCGTACCAAAGCACGCAGACCAGATCTATTAGAAGAGTAAAACATTTTTAACAATTAAGTGTTGTTTATACAAAAAAAATCATTATTTTTGCACCCAATTTCTAACCAACCTCTGGCGAAAATCGTGTATGTTGCTTTGAATTAACTATAATTAAATAATAAAGATATGGAATCTTTAATAAAATTTGTACAAGACGAATTTGTAACAAAAAAAGAATTCCCAGAATTTGGGGCTGGAGACACAATTACTGTGTACTATGAAATTAGAGAAGGTGAAAAAGTACGTACTCAGTTTTTTAGAGGAGTTGTTATTCAAAAAAGAGGTACTGGTGCATCTGAAACATTTACTATCAGAAAAATGTCTGGTACAGTTGGTGTAGAGCGTATATTCCCTGTAAATATGCCAGCTTTACAAAAAATTGAAATCAATAAAAAAGGTAAAGTTCGTAGAGCTCGTATTTTCTACTTTAGAGGTCTTACTGGTAAAAAAGCAAGAATTAAAGAAAGAAGAAACAAATAATTTTCTACTTATAATAAATAAAAGTCCTAACATGATGTTAGGACTTTTTTTATGAACAAATGTTAATAACATAGGTTTATAAGTTGTTGATAATTAAAATGTTAAAAACCATAAAAAACTAATAATATTTCTTATCTTTATAAGACCTTTAAAAGCTTATATAGAGTTTTAAAGTTCTTTTAAATTGTTGATTGATCTTTTGATATAATTATCATGAAACATTTTTAATAAAAAGTATTGCTAGTCAGATTTACTTTATTAAAAGTATGATGTTTTTAATCAATACTTAAATATGTATTGATAGATGAATCAATAACAAATTAAAAGAGAAACATTTAGTAACTAGTAAATACATTTTGAACGTTAAATGTTTCAATTTTGAAATAGTGAATTTTTTTATGAAAACTAGTAAGATTTAATTCTGAACGTCATCAGCTCATAGACTGATACATTAAAAATACTATTTCAGAGAAAGCCATGTCAGTATAGTTTAACTATCTTGATATGGCTTTTGTTTTGCTTTAAAACTAGAAGATAAACGGTCTTAAAGTTTAATAAATAATAAATTATATAAACACAGTATAAATCCTAAATTTGTAATTTATTTCTAACAAAAACAAGAAGTTAATACATTTAAAATAACTAAAAGCGTGTTCTAATTTTAATTCATTATAATTAAACATTAGCTTTTTTGTATATTTGCAATCCACGAAAATATCATTCATTTTTTCGACAAAAAAAAATTACTATAAAACAAGTTAAAATGGCATACAGCTCACGTATTATTTACACCAAAACAGATGAAGCACCGGCTTTAGCTACTTATTCTTTCTTACCAATTGTTCAAGCATTTTTAAATCCTTCTGGAATTAATGTAGAAACTAGAGATATCTCTCTAGCTGGTAGGATTATTGCTAACTTTTCAGACTTCTTAACTGAAGAACAACAGTTACCAGATGCTCTTACAGAGTTAGGTGAATTGGCTAAAAAACCTGAAGCTAATATTATTAAACTACCAAATATTAGTGCTTCTGTGCCACAACTTAACGCTGCTATTAAAGAATTACAAAGCCAAGGATATAAGTTACCAAATTATCCAGACGAACCTAAAACAGATGCAGAAAAAGAAATAAAATCAAGATACGATAAAATAAAAGGTAGTGCTGTTAATCCAGTATTACGTGAAGGGAATTCAGATCGTAGAGCTCCAAAAGCAGTTAAAAATTACGCCAAAAAAAATCCACATTCTATGGGTGCATGGAGTGCAGACTCTAAAACACACGTTGCAACTATGGCTGAAGGAGATTTTGCTCACAACGAAAAATCTGTTACTCTTAATAAACCAACTTCTATTAGCATTGAATTTGAAGATACCAAAGGAAATTCAACTGTATTAAAAGATAAATTATCACTTTTAGAAGGTGAAATTATTGATGGTACAGTAATGAGTAAAAAAGCTTTAATTTCATTTTTAGAAACTCAAATTAAAGATGCTAAAGATCAAGATGTACTAATGTCTTTACACATGAAGGCAACAATGATGAAGGTGTCAGACCCTATCATTTTTGGTCATGCTGTACGTGTATTTTTTAAAGATGTATTTGCTAAACACGGAGAAACTCTTGAAAGTATTGGAGTAGATGTAAATAATGGTTTCGGTAATTTATTAAGTACTATTCAAGTTTTACCTGAAGATAAACGCGCTGAAATCCTTGCAGATATCGATGAAGCTTTCCAAAACGGACCAGCATTAGCTATGGTAGACTCTGATAAAGGAATAACCAATTTACACGTTCCTAGTGATATTATTATAGATGCCTCTATGCCTGCAATGATACGT is a window of Formosa sediminum DNA encoding:
- the mltG gene encoding endolytic transglycosylase MltG, translated to MYIKKIIVAIVLLGLVVAAFFANYVYSAMFKPNTAFNNDTAYVYIPTGATYQDVREQLKPLLKDLGTFDALAERKQYTTHIKAGKFSLTKGMNNNDIINSIRIKNIPVQVAFNNQESIAKLASRISVQIEADSLSLIKAMTDTLFLTTNNFSKTTMLGMYIPNSYEFFWNTSGEEFRDRMLKEYHRFWNAKRIEKAKAIGLTPNEVITLASIVHEESKAADEQPRIAGVYLNRLKVGMPLQADPTLKFAAYQLPEYKDTVIKRVLNKHKLIESPYNTYLYVGLPPGPIAMADLTAIEAVLNAENHGYYYFAADPDRIGYHRFAKNLSQHNANARAYQNYLNRQGITQ
- a CDS encoding peptidoglycan-binding protein LysM, which gives rise to MIKNIGSYLFVILAICSLAFYSFSSKETFKVGDSYLTEGLALNYNMVNDSVSHNNAKALKTDIASSFSPSLGKTYVGFKEALGFKESRGNYFTVNTLGYLGKYQFGKETLKIIGIHNPVQFLKNPELQEKAFLANAERNKWILRRDIKKYVGKKINGVVITESGILAAAHLSGPGNVKKYLRSHGSTSFSDAYGTTIEYYMKKFSGYDTSFVKPNKKAKVVKA
- a CDS encoding SAM-dependent methyltransferase, which codes for MTSSLGKLYLIPTTLGDNDPLEVLPISVKNTIETTSVFIVENEKTARRFIKRISPNTKQATLKMFHLNKFTEPSDMPSFLEPCLKGTNVGLLSEAGCPSVADPGSDIVKIAHEQNIQVIPLVGPSSILLALMSSGMNGQGFSFNGYLPIDKNERKQELKRLERLSFEHNQSQIFIETPYRNNKMLEDISNILSKNTMVCVACDITLPTEFIKTKTASEWTKNTEDLHKRPSIFIIHKRY
- a CDS encoding low molecular weight protein-tyrosine-phosphatase, which produces MTKILMVCLGNICRSPLAEGILRSKLPYDDFIVDSAGTSSYHIGSHPDNRSITVGNNYGINISNLMGRQFTVKDFDDFDIIYAMDRANYRDILHLARNEKDKSKVKMILNEVYPNQDYDVPDPYHGGTHGFENVYKMLDEACDIIASKLQ
- the trmD gene encoding tRNA (guanosine(37)-N1)-methyltransferase TrmD, translated to MRIDIITVLPELLKSPFEASILKRAIEANLVEVHFHNLRDYTTDNYKTIDDYQFGGGAGMVMLIEPIDKCITKLKSERHYDEVIYMTPDGETLKQGLANTLSLKENIIILCGHYKGVDQRVRDLFITKEISIGDYVLSGGELGAAVLCDAIIRLIPGVLGNETSALTDSFQDNLLAPPIYTRPREYKGLKVPEILFSGNFPKIEKWREDQAFERTKARRPDLLEE
- the rplS gene encoding 50S ribosomal protein L19; translated protein: MESLIKFVQDEFVTKKEFPEFGAGDTITVYYEIREGEKVRTQFFRGVVIQKRGTGASETFTIRKMSGTVGVERIFPVNMPALQKIEINKKGKVRRARIFYFRGLTGKKARIKERRNK
- a CDS encoding tRNA (guanine-N1)-methyltransferase, which translates into the protein MNVVKTIASTLFMCLLTITLSAQTNSESDSDSNLSLNEGTLDNQFEYIIQKSNNYQNYKVVKKAWLQTLKSHTLDSLQAIRKDLDETQIVVNQQANEIATLKSKLNETQNTLDLTNKEKDSMEFLGMQLSKTTYNTIIWSIIGGLLICLLFFIYKFKNSNSVTRDAKRMLAEIEEEFDEHRKTALEREQKVRRQLQDELNKQKGNV
- the dapF gene encoding diaminopimelate epimerase, which encodes MTHTFYKYQGTGNDFVMIDNRQNTFNKQDTALINRLCDRRFGIGADGLILLENHPDVDFKMVYYNADGNESTMCGNGGRCLSQFAKDLKVIDKKASFEAIDGMHHVVFDGDLIQLQMQDVPTVEDHGTYVFLNTGSPHHVQFEDHIESFDIKALGSTIRYGAPYYKEGTNVNFVKKISSDAFEVRTYERGVEDETLSCGTGVTAVAIAMNYLGETPENTVHLKVKGGELKVSFTKTEQGYTNVWLIGPAKQVFKGEIEW
- the dnaA gene encoding chromosomal replication initiator protein DnaA, coding for MSVTAQSVWNNCLEFIKDNIQPQAYKTWFEPIAAVKLTDNALSIQVPSKFFYEWLEEHYVKILKVALTKELGEKAKLVYIIKMENTYGNKQPFTERIPSSSRSAVKAQDVDIPLNNKNPELRNPFIIPGIRNVKIESQLNPNYSFENFLEGDSNRLARSAGLAVSAKPGGTSFNPLLIFGGVGLGKTHIAHAIGVEIKDKYPEKTVLYISAEKFTQQYIDSVKKNNRNDFIHFYQIIDVLIIDDVQFLSGKTGTQDVFFHIFNHLHQNGKQVILTSDKAPVDMQDIEQRLLSRFKWGLSAELQSPDFETRVSILKNKLYRDGVDMPDDIVEYVAKNIKTNVRELEGAIISLIAQSSFNKKEITLDLAKQIVEKFVKNTKREVSIDYIQKVVSDYFQMNVDTLQSKTRKRHIVQARQLAMFFAKKYTKASLASIGSQIGKRDHATVLHACKTVDNLSTTDKQFKKYVEDITKKLSV
- a CDS encoding GNAT family N-acetyltransferase, translating into MVTLKGEHVYLRALEPEDLDFIHEVENDESIWELSNTQTPYSRFLIKQYLDHSHLDIYEAKQLRLVISDYNHNTIGLIDIFDFEFKNRKAGIGILITNEAKRSKGLGSEALSLLINYCFTQLQLHQVYCNISEDNIASIKLFTKQGFQKIGLKKDWNFVNGAYKNEFLLQLINN
- a CDS encoding trypsin-like peptidase domain-containing protein, whose translation is MKKILTLVVASALGGILTLGAYTMFLEKDDALVITKTESRPSSFIPTANITNANLINNAPDFTTAAENTVHSVVHVKNTSIVSGRMTYQDLFLGRSSARPQVGTGSGVIISPDGYIITNNHVINNSQELTVTLNDNREYSAKIIGSDDKTDIALLKIDTEEDLPYTAFGDSDQVKLGEWVLAVGNPFNLTSTVTAGIISAKSRDLTGDSYQSFIQTDAAVNPGNSGGALVNANGDLIGINTAISSQTGSYIGYSFAVPSNIARKVIEDIMEYGNVQNGILGVNGVALNNAFAEKLNITDTEGFYVDSVEEGSGAEVAGIKKGDIIKKVDQVKITKFANLRGHLNTKRPDDVVNVTVLRDGDLKEISVKLIRNQTFTMPLVGVIKNTEKEDLKKFNLENGVKIIRLNDEYAQYWKQNGISEGTIITAINTQKVNSIDDVQNILKNKSPYEPLQIELINNRGEKERYNFR